The Tripterygium wilfordii isolate XIE 37 chromosome 21, ASM1340144v1, whole genome shotgun sequence genome segment GCCAAACCCATTTCCACCATTCCCCATTAAACCTCTACCACCCATCCCCCCCGGCCTATTCCTCATTGGACCAGGTCCCCTACTTCCCATTCCCTGTGCATTACCCCTCCCCCAATTTCCTCTACCATATGCTCTATTACCATCACCACCCCTATTACCATCACCACCTTGATAGTTCCCACCAACTGCAATATTATTCACACCAGCACTAGAACCAGCAATGGGGCCACCCTTTCCCCCAGCATCATTAGGCCCCCTTCTAGCAGGGGTAGCCCCCTGCTGAGCCATCTGCTGATTCCTGTTGACCTGGGCCTCTCCCATCCTCTTAACAGTAAAAGGTGACGCAAATGCGACCACACAGGGCCTCCCATTAAAAAGGTGCCCATTCGTACCCTCCTTGCAAGCCGTGGCTGCAGCTGGATCATAAAACTCCACCTGGCAATAACCTTTTGATTTCCCACTTGCCTTCTCATCAAAAAACTTCACTTCCTTCACAGAACCATACTTCACCAACTCGGCCTCTAGCTCCGCGTCTGTCGTCCACCAATGCAAATCCCCGACAAATAATATTGTGCCACCACCTCCACCCCCACCACCAACATTATGAGAAGAATTTCCGGCACCACCAACAGCACCATTCATGTTTCTATTCATATTATCGTTGACTGCACTCCCTACATTCCCCACAGGAGCAAGATGCGATGGCACCTGTTGCGGCTGTTGCTGTTGATGCATAGCCACACTACTGTTGTTAACACTACTTGTATTCATaacattattattaatattagcACTTTGATTCTCACCCTCGATTACTTTACTAGAACCTAGCCCCACTTCAACCCTAATCCCTCCAGATCCAGCTGGGCTCAAATTAGGTGGCCCCTTATACCCCTGACTTTCATAACCAGAAACCCTAGAGACACCACTTTCATCAGAAACACCCGGTAAATGTACCTGAGAAGTACCTGGAATCGGTACAACTTGGGCAGAAGCATTCTTGCTCTCTTCCACGTCGTTTCTGCTGCCGCCATTGTTGTTCCCGTTATTGTTGCTGGCTGCAGCGGCATCATTATGGTAGGCTACGTCAGGGGCGTCGTTCTTGCGAGATAAAGACTGCAAGAACCCCTCGCCAACATTCACGTCGTTGTAGAGGTCCTCATAGTCGTCTTCCTCCTCTCCAAGGAACCCTTCGTCGGCCACCGCCGAGATCGCCTCGTTTTGATGAAAATCTCCACCCTCCGTCTCATCCATTTCTTCTATCCTTCACTTACTCGCTTCCCTCCCTTCAAGGGTTTTTGGGATTCTGAAGCGCTTCCTCTACAGAGAAGATGGAATTGAAATCAAAATCATGATCTTCTAGAGCAACAGAAGATGGCTAACGATAAAGAATGAGAAATAGCAGAGGGTTCTCGAGAAATCTTACCAGGAATTTTTGAAAATGTCGAGAAAGAGAGGAGCGAGAGAAACCCCTTGTCCGGGAAAGTTGTGGAGTTTCTGGAAATTTCCTTTCTGCTCGAGCGTGTCTGCGAGTGGAGCCGATCATAGGTCATCAGTCAAAACTTTGCGCAAGCAATCTTTCTAACCTGGACCATTATGCGTACTTGCGTAGCTCGCCCTTTTctatttagttatttattttattatttaatttttatatttgcaAAGTTGCATCGTTTCTTTCCGGTAGGTATTGATGTGAAATTGGTcgattatttttcaaaaataagcAAATAATTTTGAGGGAGCTCAATGTTTTCTGTTTGATAGTTTGTTGATTGAGAaaattttgggtttttcttataaaccacatcgaTTGATGTTCTCTAAGCGAAATGACATTATAAATCTAACAGAGTATGTGCTTGAATTAAGTGTAATCTAGCAAGGACACAACAAATGCAACTTCAGACTCTGCCCTTGCCGATCAAAGCAAAGTAACCCAAATCATTAACGCATCTTTAAAGTAGGTTTAAAATCATTTGGGTGATAAATTAGTGGTGCATCTCTTTGAGAACAAATTTTATGGATTTGAAAgatcttgattttgattttcactAAGAGTAATATTCTTGTAATCGCACGTTGGGTTTTGTCCTAACTTACCCCATTATAAGGTGTTACATTTTTATGCATGTAGACGTCTGAGTTTAAGTTTATATCGAATGTCTGAAAAATAAAGTTGTATGTTGTGGTATTAAGAAGATAACAAAGTTTAGAAAGCCCATGGACAAGGAATAAGGTCCATATAACATCGATCGGTGAATTTGGACTGCATACTccttattaaattatttaaacaaAGTAACAACCTAATCAAAATACAAAGTACAAACCAGATGCATGACAGCAAAAGAAGCACTAAACTCACAATCAGACGACATGCATGTACTGAAATATACAaattcatatcatatatatgtatttccAAGATCACAAAATCTCATTACAACACGCCAAACTAAAACATAACAGCAAAGGAAACTAGCAAAATCACAACACAGACAAAGAAAAGATTTGCACGAGAGGAAGCAGATAGATTATCATATGGTTGATATATGTTAGTGTTGGGGGGCAGAGGCCCAGCTGGAGGAGGGTAATTGCAACACTGAACCGGAACCGTTGTACAATTGGCTTGAGGTTCTTCTGTTGTCGCTGGTGGTGACGGCGGCGGCGGAGGTGGAGATTCATATGAAGGTTCTTCTGGGGGTGGTGGTGGGGCTTCATATAAAGGTTCACCGGAGAGTGGCGGAGGCGGTGAAGGGATAGTATGACATGGATAAGGACAAATAGTGCAGTTGACACAAGTAGTTGGTGCAGGCTCTACATCATGAGAAAGAACCCCAAACCCACTAGAATTAAGGTTGAAAACTGAGAGGCAGATCAGTAGTAGTGCAAAGAATGCAAAGTTTGCCTGTAACATGATTATTAATTCCTTGTTGAGACCATACTGAAGGAACTGGATACCTTGTTGAGACTTAATAGCCATGGTGGTTTGGATTTCCCCTCTTTTTCTCCTTGTTTTATGCATTCGGTGCCGCATAGCAAGACCACCCGTCGCGGGCACGTAGAGGAGGGTCTAAATGCATGACATGTTTTATATATGCCCAAGTGCAGACAAAAGGACGACTCTTACATGTTCAAGTCTTTTGTATTGTGAAATCTGTGTAATTTTGGAATACGCCTGCAATTAAATACATATTATtggacttatcaaaaaaaaaatacatattattaGATATATTATCTTATAATATGTATTTACTATGTACATTTGCTATCTGTATAAGTAAGACAATTTTAGTACCGTGCCTGCTAGTAACAGTTTGTCTGTTTGGAATCGAGACCTGCATGGCTTTGTCCTTTCAAACCTAATCATAAGGCTCGAAAAAACCAATTGTTACTAGCCAGTTAGGAAGTTTGAGATCAATTATATTTAACACTAAGTTCCCACATCTAAACGATGTGAGATCTTACTATACCACCACGCTTCCAAGCGGATGCCTTACTCTACACCTCATGAATTTATCTTATATATTAATTGGTTTAGGTAGCTTGTTCTGCTATGTCGCTTGGCTCAGGCCCATACATGGACTTGGGGATGCACGCTCACATGCTCATAGATGAGTTGATTCGATACCAAATAAAACAAGCTTGCCTCTTTCTACGAGCAACGGTTATCCACTTTGGACGGTTGAACCTGAATTCGCACAACTTTGTCATCCCATACCAGactttaaaaaatcaattgttaCTAGTAAAAATTTGGGTTTCAATTATATTCAGCACTAAGTTCTCATATTTAAGCGATTTAGATCATATTAAGCACATAAATCACAGCAAGGTTCAAGCCTATCACatgttaataataatttaaaaaaaatgactcaTGAAGGTTGTGCTTgagaataatttaaaaaaactccTAATAGGGCTTGGAGGGCTCAGTAACAACTCAAGGTTTACATGAAAGCCCAAATTAAAGTAGTCGACGACCACATGGCCCAAAGCCTTAGGTTCGTTGTTACTTGTTAGGTACTTATTATAGCGGCCCATTATCAACTCAAGCCCATATATGATATTTGTtattgtttcaatttcatcccaATTCAAAATCAGTCCGCGCTTCTGTTCATCGTCAGATCACCTCCTGGCTCTCTCTGTCTCTTGAACTGGAGGGTTCGATTCATGGCGAGAAATCCCTGAAAATGGCGACGGTGGAGAAGCTGATTGTGCAGATTTTCGAGAGAAAGAAGTGGATCGTCGAGCAGGTGAAGCACCAGACCCTTCTCTACGACCAACACCTCGCATCCAAATGTCTTATCGATGGAATTGCCCCTCCTCCCTGGCTTTGGTCGTCTTCGTTTCAGCCCCAGACCTCAGATCCTAGTGGTAATTTCAATTTTCAGTCAGGCCTTCGATATGCAAACTTCTGTGTTGCTGTTCTTGTTATTTGTTTTCTAGAAGTAAAATTGAAAAACGAAACTGAATCTGTTGACGCGTGCATATGCGAGAAATCGAAGTTTTATTGGATTGTGCCATttggaagaaaaataattatgttCTGGATGTCAGTTGaacataattttgttttctgtaTCTCTAGGTTATGATTTTGATCAAACTATTGCTTAGACTCTGCGTTTGTTGTCTAGACATGTTAATCTAATTTCAATTGAAACTTTTTGGATGTTAAAATATAGAAAAGACTATGCAttca includes the following:
- the LOC119989112 gene encoding uncharacterized PE-PGRS family protein PE_PGRS54-like; its protein translation is MDETEGGDFHQNEAISAVADEGFLGEEEDDYEDLYNDVNVGEGFLQSLSRKNDAPDVAYHNDAAAASNNNGNNNGGSRNDVEESKNASAQVVPIPGTSQVHLPGVSDESGVSRVSGYESQGYKGPPNLSPAGSGGIRVEVGLGSSKVIEGENQSANINNNVMNTSSVNNSSVAMHQQQQPQQVPSHLAPVGNVGSAVNDNMNRNMNGAVGGAGNSSHNVGGGGGGGGTILFVGDLHWWTTDAELEAELVKYGSVKEVKFFDEKASGKSKGYCQVEFYDPAAATACKEGTNGHLFNGRPCVVAFASPFTVKRMGEAQVNRNQQMAQQGATPARRGPNDAGGKGGPIAGSSAGVNNIAVGGNYQGGDGNRGGDGNRAYGRGNWGRGNAQGMGSRGPGPMRNRPGGMGGRGLMGNGGNGFGQGIGGVPPLLHPQSMMGQGFDHAFGGPMGRMGGYGGFPGAPPPFSGVLSSFPPVGGIGFPGVAPHVNPAFFGRGMPMNGMGMMPSSGVDGPNMGIWSDPSMGGWGGEEHGGGRAGESSCGEEAASDHQYGEVSHDRGGRQNPGKEKDRASERDWSGSSDRRYHDDGDAGYDRDIPREKDMGGPDQEWSERRHHDDRDIVRERIRDRERDREHSRDHDHDRERDRDRNREPDRYRDDRDRYADHHRHRGREVEHDDEWDKGRSSRTHSKSRLSHDEEHRSRSRDADYGRRRRITSD